The Streptomyces sp. WZ-12 genome segment CGGGGAGGAGGTCGGCGGTGTTCTTCTGCGCGGCGGCCAGGCCCCGGTCGTGGGCCCGTCGGGTCAGCAGGGCGGCGAAGGCCAGCGCGTGGTCCTTGGTGAGCAGGCCCTCGGAGCGCTCGTAGGAGTCGAGGTTGTCCGGTTCGACCGCGTCGAAGCCGGCCGTGGCGCAGCCGTCGATCCAGCGTCCGACGACGTCGAGCAGGGCCGTGCGCTTGGCGGCCGTGGAGATGTCGAGCAGCGGCTCGTGCCAGTCCTCGTCGATGACCGGGCCGCCGTCCCGGTCGCGCAACAGCAGGTCGGGGTGGTGCCGCTGCCACCAGCGTCGGGCCTCGGTACCGGGCTGCGCCTGGAAGGCGTTGACGTAGCAGATGGTGTAGTGGCCGGGCGCGGGCCGGGCGGTGCGGTCGCGGGAGACGACCTCGACGCCGTCGGCCGGGGGGTACGGGCCGCCGATCTGGTAGTCGAACGCGGCGCCCGCGGCGGGCAGTTCGACGCCGTGCCGGGCGTGCGCCGTCGGGGACGGGTGCCCCGCCTCCGCCGGAGCGGCCGGGGAGCAGCCGGCGAGCGGCAGGACGGCGAGCGCCAGGGCGCCGACGGCACGGCGCAGCGGCACGGGCATGCGGGACATGTGCGACACGACACGCCACCCTATGCGCCCGCACGGCCACCATCAGCCCCAACCCGTCAGCCGGCCCAACTCCACTGAGCCACAAAGGAGTTCAACCCACCGCAAGGTGACGCACCTCACATAGTCCAGAATGGATTATGTGTCGCGCGGACACCCCCGCCCGCGCTTAGCTGGTCGGGTCAGACCTTCGACCAACTGAGCACCACCACACGGGGAGTGATCGCATGTTCCGCGCCTTACGCGCGCTGGGCGCCGCCGTCCTGCTGGCGGCCCTGTCCCTCTCGGCGGCGCCGGCCGCGAGCGCGAGCGCCGATGCGCGCACGCCCGTCGGCGGCGGCAGCGGCATCATCTTCCGGATGCTGCCCGATCCCGAGCAGCACAAGAACTTCTACGTCTGCACCCTCACGGCGGTCGGCCGGGACCGGGCCGGCAATCTGGTGGGCCTGACCAACGCCCACTGCTTCATCGACGAGAAGGGCAACAAGCTGGTCGGCGCGCCGGTCTATCTGGACGCCTCGCCCGCGGGGACGGCGGCCGCGCCCGCCCCGCTCACGAAGAGCACCCCCGACCTGAAGACCGGCCAGATCGGCACGGTGACGTACGTCAGCACGCCCAACAACCTGCTCAACACCGGCCCCAAGGGCCTGGACTACACGGTGATCCGTCTGGACGAGAAGCGGGTCAGGCCCACGAGTACGGTCGGCGGGGTGACCATCACGTCGATCGGCGCGCCGCCGGCCAACGGGACCCGGATGTGCAAGGAGGGCCACCGGACCGGCCTGACCTGCGGCATCAAGCTGGGCACCCACGGCATCTGGTTCACCCACCTGATCTGGACCAACGGCGGTGACTCCGGTTCGCCGGTGGTCAACGGCCAGACGCTGGTCGGCAACGCCTGGGGCGCGCAGCACAGTTCACCGATCCTGAGCATCATCGACGAGCTGAACGCGCACGGCGGCGTCGGCGCGGGTTTCCACCTGGCCGACTGAGTCCGCGCACCCTCCGCGCCGCCCGGGACCCCTCGGGCGGCGCTCGCGCGTAGTGGTCCAGTCCAAAGTGTTGACGTGCCCACGCCGAGGGTCCACGCTGTGGTCGATTGGTCTGGACCACCCCCCTGGATCCCCCCGTCGGCCTCGCTGGAGGGCATGTGCCACCTCGTCAACTCAGGACCCTCGCCACGGCCGTCTCGGCGGCCGCGCTCGCGCTCGCCGCCGCCGGCACGGCGCTCGCCACCGGTCACCACGCCGCCCCACCGGCCCCGGTGACCGCCCCCACGGCGCTGGGCGGCAACTGGTACGCGGCGGCGCCGTACCTCATGCCGCTCGACAACGACCCACCGGACGCCGGCGCGGTGATGGACGCCACCGGCATCAAGGCGTTCCAACTCGCCTTCGTCCTCGCGCCCAACGGCGGCGGCTGCGCGCCGACTTGGGACGGCCTCCACCCGGTGGACGCGGACACCGCGGTGGCCAAGGTGATCTCCGCGATCCGCGCCAAGGGCGGCGACGTCTCCGCCTCCATCGGCGGCTACAACGGCACCAAGCTGGGCCAGGCGTGCGGCACCCCCGAGGCCACCGCCGCCGCCTACCAACAGGTCATCGACAAGTACGGCCTGAAGGCCCTCGACTTCGACCTGGAGGAGCCGGAGTACGAGAACACCGCGGCGATCCACAACGAGATCGGCGCCGCCAAGATCCTCCAGCAGAAGAACCCCGGCCTCTACCTCTCCGTCACCACCGCCGGCACCGCCGACGGCACCGGCTGGTTCGGCAAGCAGATGCTGAACGAGGCCAAGTCCCAGTCCTTCACCCCGGACAACTTCTCCATCATGCCGTTCGACGGCGGTTTCAACGGCGCCGCCGCCCAGACCTCCGCGCTCACCAACTTCAACGCCGTGCTGCGGTCCACCTTCGGTTGGGACGAGGCCACCGCCTACGCCCACGAGGGCATCTCCCAGATGAACGGCCGCAGCGACACCGGGGAGTTCTTCACCCAGGCCGACTTCCAGACCGTGCTGGACTTCGCCACCTCCCACCACATGGCGCGGCTCACCAACTGGTCGGTCAACCGGGACCGGCAGTGCACCCCGCCGGACAACAACGGCCGCACGTCGGGGACCTGTAGCAGCGTGCCGCAGGGCGACTGGGACTTCACCAAGTTCTCGGTGAAGTTCGCCGGCGCCACCCCGCCCACCACGCCGCCCACCACCGCGCCGCCCACCACGCCCCCGGGCGGCAACTGCGCCGCCAGCCCCTACGCCGCGGGCACCGTGTACGTGGGCGGCGACACCGTCTCCTTCAACGGCCACTCCTGGAAGGCCCGGTGGTGGACGCAGGGCGAGGCGCCCTCCACCGGCGGCTCCGGGGTCTGGCAGGACCTCGGCGCCTGCTGAGCCGCGGAGGGGAGGGGCACCCGACCGGACATCGACGCCCCTCCCCTCCGCACCCTCCCCCCGGTGCGTGGTGGATCACGCATCCGGGCGCCGGTCCGGGGCAGACTCGGCGGTATGAGCACCACACCCCCGGTCCCCCACCTGCCGCGGACCATCGACGAGACCCGTCTGCTGCACGCCCTCCCGATGGCCGCGGCCGTCGACGCGCTGCGCGCCGCGCTGCGCGACGGCCCGGACCCGGAGGCCGATCCGCCGCGCACCATCGTGCCCGTAGAGCACGGCCAGTTGCTGCTGATGCCCGCGCACCGCAGCCGGTACGCGGGCGTCAAGGTCGCCACCGTCGCCCCCGACAACCCGGCCGCCGGACTCCCCCGCGTCCAGGGCCAGTACCTCCTCTTCGACGCCGCGACCCTCGCCCCGGTCGCCCTGCTCGACGGGATCGCGCTGACCACCGTGCGCACCTCGGCGGTCTCCGCCCTCGCCGTCGATCTGCTCGCCACCCCCGACGCCGCCCACCTGGTGGTGTTCGGCACCGGCCCGCAGGCCCGCGGCCACCTCGACGCGTTCCGCGCGGTGCGCCCGCTGCGTCGCGTCACCGTCGTGGGCCGCACCCCCGCCAACGTCGAGCGCTTCGTCGCCGACGTCCGCCGGGACACCGGCCTGACCGTCGAGGCCGGCGACCCGACCACGGTCGCCGCCGCCGACCTCGTCGCCTGCTGCACCACCGCCCGCACCCCGCTGTTCGACGGAGCGCTGCTCCCGCCGCACGCCACGGTGACCGCGGTCGGCTCCCACGAGCGCGGCAGCCGCGAGGTGGACGGCACCACCGTCCTGGACAGCACGGTCGTGGTCGAGTCGCGGGCCGCCGCGGCCCGCGAGGCCGGCGACCTGATCCCGGAGTTGGAGAGCGGCCGGCTCGCGCCCGCATCGATGCTGACGCTCGCCGGTTTGGCCACCGGAGCCGCCACCGCCGACCCGGACCGGCCGCGCCTCTTCAAGAGCGTCGGCATGGCCTGGGAGGACCTCGCGGTGGCCGGCGCCGCCTACGAGGCCACCTGACGGGACGGATCTCGTCCGCTTTCCCGGTCCTCGTGCAATGCTGGGGACGCCCGGCCGACGGCATGTGACCTCGGCCGATGCCAAGGATGGGGAGCGTACGGCAGCGTGAAGGCAGCGATACGACGGACCAGTACCGGCATCTGGGACCGCTTCGCGGCGTCCGACCCGGGACTGCTGCGGCTGATGGCGGGGTTGCGGACGGTGGGGGCGATCGTGCTGGCCCTCGTCGCCCTGGCGCTGCTCGGCACCAGCGTCTCGCTGATGGTCGCCGGCGCGATGACGGCGATGGTCGCCACGTTCGCCATCCGGGAGAAGGAGGTGCGCGGCCAGGCCGTCACCCTCGGCCTCGGGCTGCCGACGGCGCTGGCCGCGGTGTCGCTGGGGGCGCTGCTGCACAACCAGGTGATCACCGGTGACCTGTTCTTCATCGCGCTGATCTTCGGCGCCGCCTACGCCCGCCGGTTCGGCGACCGCGGCACGGCGCTGGGCCTGATCGGCTTTCAGGTCTACTTCATCTCGCTCTTCGTGCACGCCAAGGTGGCGATGCTGCCGGAGCTGTATCTGACCCTGGCCGTCGCGTTCGCGTGCAGCGCGGTGATCCGGTTCGCGGTCGTCCGGGACACCCCCGAGCACACGCTGGGCCGGCTGCGGGAGGCGTTCCGAGCCCGCCTGGCCCAGTTGGTCGCCACCCAGCGGAAGTTGGTGGACGCCGACCCCGAGGAGTTGGACGGCGTCCTGGACGACCTGCGGCGGCACACCGCCCGGCTGCACGAGACGGCGCTGATGATCCAGGGCCGCCTGGAGGAGGGCACCCGGGACGCGGCCACCGCGGCACTGCTCCAACGCCGCATCGCGGACGCCGAGATCGCCGCCGAACGCCTGGGCATGACGCTGCTCAACGCCCGCAGCGCGGAACGCACCGACACCCTCACCCTGCATCTGCCACACGCCCCGGTGCCGGCCGGCTCCAAACCCCTGCAGTCCGAGGGCAACGCCGTGCCCACCCTGCGCCGGGACCTCGAAGCGCTCGGGCTGTTGGTGGCCCACCGCTCCCCCGGCGACCGCGGCACCGCGCTGGCCCACGTCCGCAACCGACTGCTCGGCTACCGCGACGAGGACGAACTGCCGCGCGGCTCCGCGGCGGTGCAGGACGCGTTCCGTGCGCTCGGCGAGGCCGCCCGGGCCGTGCTGGGCCTGCGGATCGCGCTGGACGGACCGCAGGACGAGTCCGACGACACCTCGGCGACCGCCCGCTCGCGGGAGGAACTCGACGCCGAGGACCTGTCGATCGTCGGCGCGGAGGAGGACGAGGAGGACGAGCGCACCGGACTCCAACGGCCCACCACCCGGGCCGCGTTCCAGGTCGCGGCGGGCTCCGCACTGGCCATCGTCGGCGGGGAGTTCCTGTCCACCCAGCGCTGGTACTGGGCGGTCCTGACCTGCTGGGTGGTGTTCCTCAACACCGCCTCCACGGGCGAGATCCTGGTCAAGGGCTACCGCCGACTGCTGGGCACGGTCCTCGGCGTGATCGCCGGTGTGGCGCTGGCCGGGTTGGTGGGCAACCACACCTGGACGGCGTTCGCGCTGGTGCTGCTCTGCGTCTTCGGGATGTTCTTCACCGCGCCGCTGTCGTACGCGCTGATGTCCTTCTTCGTCACCGCGATGCTCGGCCTGCTCTACACCCTCCTCAACACCTACAGCGTCGCGACGCTGGTGCTGCGCATCGAGGAGACCGCGCTGGGCGCGGCGTGCGGCATCATCGCCGCGGTGCTGGTGCTCCCGGTGCACACCGACCGGCGCACCGACGAGCACCTGGGCACGGTCCTGGACCGGCTCCGGGACGCGGTGTCGGCGGCGGTGACCCAGCTCTCCGGCGGCCCCGCGGAGGACCTGCTGACCCGGGCCCGCGATCTGGACACCGCCCTCAGCGACCTGCGCGGCTCCACCCAGCCGCTGGTGCACCCCATCACCCCGCTGCGGGTGCGCCGGCAGACCGCGCGCTATCTGGTGGCGCTGCTGGAGACCTGCGCCTACCACGCGCGTTCGCTGGCGGCGACGGCCGAACTCCTGCCGGCCAGCCGGTCGGTGGCGGCCGATCCCCGGCTCGCCCGCGCCGGCCGGCGGATCGCGCGCAACATCGAGCTGATTGCCGCCCGGGTGAACGACGAGCCCGTCGACGGCGAGGTGGAGGCGGGCGCCAGCATCGCCTCGCTGCTGGAGGCCGACGGTTCGCCGGTGCCGCCGTCGCACACCGTCACCTTCCGGGTGCTGCGGCACCTCCAGCGCCTCGACGAGGGCGTGGTGGGTATCGCCCGCGCCCTGGACGTGCCGGTCGCCGGGCGGGCGGGCCGGAAGAAGAGCGTCTGACGCGGGACCCACCGGGCCGGCCGTGCGGATCTCCGCGCGGCCGGCCCGCTCCCGTTCCCCAGGGCTCCGAAGCCACTCCGGTCCGTCACTTCCCGGTAAAACTTTCCCTCGTTCCCGTAGGGCGCCCGCTCCCCCGCCGGCGCCGCCCGGCGCCCGTCCCCTCGCCGAACCCGCAGTTCAGCACCGTCGCACCGGCCGGTCGCCGGGCCGTCACCCGCGCCCCGGCGGGCCCCGGCGCGCGCCGTCC includes the following:
- a CDS encoding endo alpha-1,4 polygalactosaminidase — encoded protein: MPVPLRRAVGALALAVLPLAGCSPAAPAEAGHPSPTAHARHGVELPAAGAAFDYQIGGPYPPADGVEVVSRDRTARPAPGHYTICYVNAFQAQPGTEARRWWQRHHPDLLLRDRDGGPVIDEDWHEPLLDISTAAKRTALLDVVGRWIDGCATAGFDAVEPDNLDSYERSEGLLTKDHALAFAALLTRRAHDRGLAAAQKNTADLLPEARRAGFDFAVTEECARYRECPAYAKTYDDRVFDIEYRRPDLATACRAWGERLSFVLRDRDVGRPGDDGYLRRTC
- a CDS encoding trypsin-like peptidase domain-containing protein, producing the protein MFRALRALGAAVLLAALSLSAAPAASASADARTPVGGGSGIIFRMLPDPEQHKNFYVCTLTAVGRDRAGNLVGLTNAHCFIDEKGNKLVGAPVYLDASPAGTAAAPAPLTKSTPDLKTGQIGTVTYVSTPNNLLNTGPKGLDYTVIRLDEKRVRPTSTVGGVTITSIGAPPANGTRMCKEGHRTGLTCGIKLGTHGIWFTHLIWTNGGDSGSPVVNGQTLVGNAWGAQHSSPILSIIDELNAHGGVGAGFHLAD
- a CDS encoding chitinase produces the protein MPPRQLRTLATAVSAAALALAAAGTALATGHHAAPPAPVTAPTALGGNWYAAAPYLMPLDNDPPDAGAVMDATGIKAFQLAFVLAPNGGGCAPTWDGLHPVDADTAVAKVISAIRAKGGDVSASIGGYNGTKLGQACGTPEATAAAYQQVIDKYGLKALDFDLEEPEYENTAAIHNEIGAAKILQQKNPGLYLSVTTAGTADGTGWFGKQMLNEAKSQSFTPDNFSIMPFDGGFNGAAAQTSALTNFNAVLRSTFGWDEATAYAHEGISQMNGRSDTGEFFTQADFQTVLDFATSHHMARLTNWSVNRDRQCTPPDNNGRTSGTCSSVPQGDWDFTKFSVKFAGATPPTTPPTTAPPTTPPGGNCAASPYAAGTVYVGGDTVSFNGHSWKARWWTQGEAPSTGGSGVWQDLGAC
- a CDS encoding ornithine cyclodeaminase family protein, producing MSTTPPVPHLPRTIDETRLLHALPMAAAVDALRAALRDGPDPEADPPRTIVPVEHGQLLLMPAHRSRYAGVKVATVAPDNPAAGLPRVQGQYLLFDAATLAPVALLDGIALTTVRTSAVSALAVDLLATPDAAHLVVFGTGPQARGHLDAFRAVRPLRRVTVVGRTPANVERFVADVRRDTGLTVEAGDPTTVAAADLVACCTTARTPLFDGALLPPHATVTAVGSHERGSREVDGTTVLDSTVVVESRAAAAREAGDLIPELESGRLAPASMLTLAGLATGAATADPDRPRLFKSVGMAWEDLAVAGAAYEAT
- a CDS encoding FUSC family protein; amino-acid sequence: MKAAIRRTSTGIWDRFAASDPGLLRLMAGLRTVGAIVLALVALALLGTSVSLMVAGAMTAMVATFAIREKEVRGQAVTLGLGLPTALAAVSLGALLHNQVITGDLFFIALIFGAAYARRFGDRGTALGLIGFQVYFISLFVHAKVAMLPELYLTLAVAFACSAVIRFAVVRDTPEHTLGRLREAFRARLAQLVATQRKLVDADPEELDGVLDDLRRHTARLHETALMIQGRLEEGTRDAATAALLQRRIADAEIAAERLGMTLLNARSAERTDTLTLHLPHAPVPAGSKPLQSEGNAVPTLRRDLEALGLLVAHRSPGDRGTALAHVRNRLLGYRDEDELPRGSAAVQDAFRALGEAARAVLGLRIALDGPQDESDDTSATARSREELDAEDLSIVGAEEDEEDERTGLQRPTTRAAFQVAAGSALAIVGGEFLSTQRWYWAVLTCWVVFLNTASTGEILVKGYRRLLGTVLGVIAGVALAGLVGNHTWTAFALVLLCVFGMFFTAPLSYALMSFFVTAMLGLLYTLLNTYSVATLVLRIEETALGAACGIIAAVLVLPVHTDRRTDEHLGTVLDRLRDAVSAAVTQLSGGPAEDLLTRARDLDTALSDLRGSTQPLVHPITPLRVRRQTARYLVALLETCAYHARSLAATAELLPASRSVAADPRLARAGRRIARNIELIAARVNDEPVDGEVEAGASIASLLEADGSPVPPSHTVTFRVLRHLQRLDEGVVGIARALDVPVAGRAGRKKSV